Genomic window (Megamonas funiformis):
GCCACTTCATCGCTTACAAGTAAGCCAACTTTTTTTCCTTCATTTTCATACTTATGCAAAATCTCTTTTATTGATGATGACATCTTCTCGTTATCACCTTCAATTAAAATCATATCCACTTTAGGTGCATAATGTTTATATTTCATGCCTGGAGCTTTTGGTACTACATTAGCTCCAACAATAGCTTTATCAATTTTCACTACAGGGAAAATTTCTTCTAACATTTCTTTAGTAATAGCTCCTGGTCGTAAAATGATAGGAACATCTTCTGTACAATCTACAATTGTAGACTCTACACCAAATTGGCAAGCTCCCCCATCTAAAACCATATCTATTCTACTTTGTAAATCCTTATAAACAGCTTGTGCTGTTGTTGGACTTGGTCTACCTGAAATATTGGCACTTGGTGCCGCTATTGGTGTATCAGCATATTTAATCAAAGCTCTGGCTATGTCATTATCTGGCATACGTACTGCTATAGTATCAAGACCACCAGTTACTGCTTTTGGTACGATATTGCTTTTCGGTAAAATAATCGTGATAGGGCCTGGGCAAAAAGCAGTCATTATCTTTTTTGCCATTGGTGTTACTTCACTCACAATGCGACCTAACATTTTTTGGTCATTGATATGCAAAATTAAAGGATTATCTGATGGTCTTCCTTTAGCCAAATATATATTTTTTGCTGCTACTTCATTTAAACCATCTCCGCCTAATCCATATACTGTTTCTGTTGGAAAGGCTACTAAACCACCATCTTTTATACATTGCCCAGCTCTTTTTAAAGCTTCATCATCTATTGAATTTATTTTTATTAATTCTGTTTCCATGCCAATACCACCCTGTCAATACCTGCATAATCCTTGATGATTTCTATATTTTGCCAACCATTATCTATTGCCATCTGTTTCACAGGTTCAGCTTGATAAATGCCTATTTCCACAGCCATAAAACCACCATTTTTTAAATATTTCATGCCTTGAGTAAATAATCTTTGATAAAAGCTCAACCCATCTTTATTATCTGTAAGTGCCAATAATGGTTCATAATCTTTAACATCAATTTCTAAAGTTGCTATATCCTTTTGCGGAATATATGGCGGATTAGATACAATCACGTCAAAAACTTTATCTTTTACTGGCTCAAATAAATCGCCTACAAAAAATTCACATCTATCATCTACTTGCAAATTCTGAGCATTTTCTTTAGCTACAGCTACAGCATTTGCAGAAATATCCACTGTAAAGCCTTTTGCTTTAGGCAAATTTTTGAGCAAAGATAAAATAATTGCTCCACTACCTGTGCCAATATCTACAATATCATAACTTTGTTTATCACCAAAATTTTCATTTACTTTAGCTATAGTATTTTCTACTAAAATTTCAGTATCAGGTCTAGGTATCAAAGTGTCTTTTGTAACTTTAAAATCAAGTCCCATAAATTCTCTTTGACCTAAAATATACGCTACAGGTATATGGCGAGCTCTTTTGGCTACATATTCACGAAATTTTGCCAATTCTTTTGCTTCCATAGGCTCATCAAAATGCACATACAAATAAATTCGCTTCTGTCCCAAAACATGAGACAGAAGCACTTCAGCATCAAGACGAGCAGACTCTATACCCTTTGATTTAAAATAATTAATTGTCCAATTTAACAAAGAACTTATAGTCCATACATCTCTTGATTTTTCCATAT
Coding sequences:
- a CDS encoding L-threonylcarbamoyladenylate synthase yields the protein METELIKINSIDDEALKRAGQCIKDGGLVAFPTETVYGLGGDGLNEVAAKNIYLAKGRPSDNPLILHINDQKMLGRIVSEVTPMAKKIMTAFCPGPITIILPKSNIVPKAVTGGLDTIAVRMPDNDIARALIKYADTPIAAPSANISGRPSPTTAQAVYKDLQSRIDMVLDGGACQFGVESTIVDCTEDVPIILRPGAITKEMLEEIFPVVKIDKAIVGANVVPKAPGMKYKHYAPKVDMILIEGDNEKMSSSIKEILHKYENEGKKVGLLVSDEVANELNHQNTFSYGSQENLAQIASEIYEGLRYFDDKDVDIILAQGTTDKGIGLAIMNRFHKASGFNSIFI
- the prmC gene encoding peptide chain release factor N(5)-glutamine methyltransferase gives rise to the protein MEKSRDVWTISSLLNWTINYFKSKGIESARLDAEVLLSHVLGQKRIYLYVHFDEPMEAKELAKFREYVAKRARHIPVAYILGQREFMGLDFKVTKDTLIPRPDTEILVENTIAKVNENFGDKQSYDIVDIGTGSGAIILSLLKNLPKAKGFTVDISANAVAVAKENAQNLQVDDRCEFFVGDLFEPVKDKVFDVIVSNPPYIPQKDIATLEIDVKDYEPLLALTDNKDGLSFYQRLFTQGMKYLKNGGFMAVEIGIYQAEPVKQMAIDNGWQNIEIIKDYAGIDRVVLAWKQN